A genomic region of Nostoc sp. UHCC 0702 contains the following coding sequences:
- a CDS encoding DUF3370 domain-containing protein, whose translation MLPLLLSFLLAQSTPAAPPPEEVVQPQEVRPLPGQLDGVPTFNSNSPELVLKEGILLSTFPPDGKKVPTAHLNFPFRGRFDVFAHHIARAEPAEDLRSLYLGIILHNPTAESVKVNILQGASYLSQPDAPFIELPTLTQNILGTVFAGPGDRVMSDVLRGRRQNIFPAQIVIPAGQSQMLLNLPIPVKGLTPPLNGRSTLVRLRSNGTVYAASLAMFARTNADGSERAPTLEEWQNLLNNGDLSGPRDKTPTPLEETGKPRIYGRVAGVAAGTQWKALLIDNSQTKYLTIPQPGQVFSYALSTLHGGTLGTGQIQSAPMLVRYPDTAYRAHGNYGIQYSLKLPLYNNTSSLQRVAISIQTPLKEDQLGKPGLRFLSTPARQTFFRGSVRVRYKDDQGQPKTQFVHLVQKRGQPGEPLVLLNMKTGDRRLVEVDLLYPPDATPPQVLTVSTQ comes from the coding sequence ATGTTGCCTTTGCTACTAAGTTTTCTCCTTGCCCAATCAACTCCTGCTGCACCACCGCCTGAAGAAGTAGTGCAACCGCAAGAAGTCCGCCCTTTACCAGGTCAATTGGATGGGGTGCCGACGTTTAACAGCAATAGTCCAGAACTAGTTTTGAAAGAAGGGATTTTACTGTCTACATTCCCGCCAGATGGGAAAAAAGTGCCAACAGCGCATTTAAATTTTCCGTTTCGCGGGCGATTTGATGTTTTTGCCCACCACATTGCTAGGGCTGAACCAGCAGAGGATCTGAGATCACTATATTTAGGAATAATTCTGCATAACCCCACCGCTGAGTCGGTGAAAGTGAATATCTTGCAGGGGGCGAGTTATTTAAGTCAACCAGATGCACCATTTATTGAGTTACCAACTTTGACTCAAAATATTTTGGGTACAGTTTTTGCAGGCCCGGGCGATCGCGTCATGTCTGATGTGCTGAGGGGACGACGACAAAATATTTTCCCCGCCCAAATTGTGATTCCAGCAGGACAAAGTCAGATGTTGCTAAATCTGCCGATTCCGGTGAAGGGACTAACACCGCCTTTAAATGGTCGGTCTACGTTGGTACGACTACGGAGTAATGGCACAGTATATGCAGCTAGTCTTGCCATGTTTGCCCGAACTAATGCTGATGGTAGCGAACGTGCCCCTACATTAGAAGAGTGGCAAAATTTATTAAATAATGGTGATTTATCTGGGCCAAGGGATAAAACACCAACTCCCCTAGAGGAAACCGGCAAGCCCAGAATTTATGGTCGTGTGGCGGGAGTAGCTGCTGGTACTCAATGGAAAGCATTATTAATAGATAATTCTCAAACCAAGTATTTAACTATTCCCCAGCCTGGTCAAGTGTTTTCCTATGCCCTTAGTACTCTGCATGGTGGAACTTTGGGGACTGGTCAAATTCAAAGTGCCCCCATGCTGGTACGTTACCCAGATACTGCATATCGCGCTCATGGCAACTATGGAATTCAATATAGTTTGAAGTTGCCGTTATATAACAATACTTCAAGTCTGCAAAGAGTTGCTATATCGATACAAACACCATTGAAAGAAGACCAGTTGGGCAAACCAGGACTACGCTTTTTGAGTACACCAGCCCGGCAAACCTTTTTCCGGGGAAGCGTGCGGGTACGTTATAAAGATGACCAAGGCCAGCCGAAAACACAGTTTGTGCATTTGGTACAAAAGAGAGGACAACCTGGGGAACCGTTAGTTTTACTAAATATGAAGACAGGCGATCGCAGATTGGTAGAAGTAGACTTGCTTTATCCGCCAGACGCTACACCACCGCAGGTATTGACTGTATCAACTCAATAG
- a CDS encoding NAD(P)H-dependent oxidoreductase, with the protein MSFKTLVFYGSYRSDRQGIKAARFIIDQLQQRNHEVIFADAKEYDFGILDRMYKEYGKGQAPAKMEELADHIRTADGFVVVAGEYNHSIQPGLSNLMDHYLEEYFFRPAGIVSYSVGGFGGVRAAIQLRAFLSEMGMATISSIFAISKIGDSLDEAGASQEAALTKRVGQFLDELEWYEQALQRQRKEKGTPF; encoded by the coding sequence ATGAGTTTCAAAACATTAGTCTTCTATGGTTCCTACAGGAGCGATCGCCAGGGCATCAAAGCTGCCAGATTCATCATTGATCAGCTTCAGCAAAGAAACCATGAAGTGATTTTTGCGGATGCGAAAGAATATGACTTTGGCATCTTAGACCGGATGTATAAGGAATATGGTAAAGGTCAGGCTCCTGCAAAGATGGAAGAACTGGCAGACCATATCCGAACAGCAGACGGTTTTGTAGTTGTTGCGGGAGAATATAACCATTCGATTCAGCCAGGATTGAGCAATCTGATGGATCACTATTTAGAGGAATACTTTTTCCGTCCCGCTGGTATTGTTTCCTACTCAGTTGGTGGCTTTGGCGGAGTGCGCGCAGCCATACAGTTACGCGCTTTTCTCTCAGAAATGGGAATGGCTACTATTTCAAGTATTTTTGCCATTTCCAAAATTGGCGACTCTCTAGATGAAGCAGGTGCTTCACAAGAAGCAGCTTTGACCAAGAGAGTCGGTCAATTTTTGGATGAATTAGAGTGGTACGAACAAGCATTGCAACGACAAAGAAAAGAAAAAGGAACCCCCTTCTAA
- a CDS encoding peptidase C15 — translation MTKRLLLTSFDTWLEDQQSNSSDDLLLEVNKLDSLPFDLEFLRLLPVDVQLASSQVIQKIAEWQPDYIICCGMAAKRTQLSLEANASCEDSVLQTAVDLEQLVLGASAVEISHDCGKFVCEGLYYSVLNYLHQNQLTARCIFVHVPVLTSENLGGILADFVLIIHKLALSLNY, via the coding sequence ATGACGAAAAGATTATTATTAACTTCTTTTGACACTTGGCTTGAGGATCAACAGTCAAATTCTTCCGATGATTTATTACTAGAAGTTAACAAACTGGACTCGCTCCCCTTTGACTTAGAATTTTTACGCCTGCTACCTGTAGATGTGCAACTTGCTAGTTCGCAGGTAATTCAAAAAATCGCTGAATGGCAACCCGACTATATTATCTGTTGTGGTATGGCTGCCAAGCGCACACAATTAAGTCTGGAAGCAAATGCTAGCTGCGAAGATAGTGTTTTGCAAACAGCGGTTGATTTAGAGCAACTAGTCTTGGGAGCGTCGGCAGTTGAGATTAGCCATGACTGCGGGAAATTTGTTTGCGAAGGTCTTTATTATTCAGTGTTAAACTATCTCCACCAAAACCAACTGACTGCACGTTGTATCTTTGTCCACGTTCCAGTTTTAACTTCAGAAAACTTAGGAGGAATTCTCGCTGATTTTGTATTAATTATTCACAAACTGGCACTTTCATTAAATTACTAG
- a CDS encoding cytochrome c: MDNKITKHETLIQRIALLALAILLAVPLGIFGVQMVRASDPYVKSVLSLAGDPVQGHAIFQINCAGCHGLEADGRVGPSLQAVSKHKSRYGLIHQVISGETPPMPKFQPSVQEMADLLSYLETL, encoded by the coding sequence TTGGATAACAAGATTACCAAACATGAAACTCTGATTCAGCGGATCGCTTTGTTGGCTCTAGCGATACTGCTAGCAGTCCCTTTAGGCATTTTTGGGGTTCAGATGGTTCGAGCTTCCGATCCATACGTCAAAAGTGTTCTTTCTCTGGCAGGAGACCCAGTTCAAGGACATGCTATCTTTCAAATCAATTGTGCTGGTTGTCACGGACTGGAAGCAGACGGACGAGTAGGCCCCAGTTTGCAAGCCGTCTCAAAGCACAAATCTCGGTATGGACTGATTCACCAAGTTATTAGTGGCGAAACACCACCCATGCCCAAATTCCAACCAAGCGTTCAAGAGATGGCAGACCTTTTGAGCTATTTGGAGACTTTGTAG
- the hisH gene encoding imidazole glycerol phosphate synthase subunit HisH — MPIIAVVDYDMGNLHSVCKGLEKAGATPKVTHSAKELAQADAVVLPGVGAFDPAVQHLRSRDLEQPIKDIIASGKPFLGICLGLQILFEASAEGIQPGLGIVKGKVKRFRPEPGITIPHMGWNQLEVTQPKSILWEHLPSQPWVYFVHSYYVDPIDPEIRAATVTHGTQTITAAIAHENLTAVQFHPEKSSNIGLQILSNFVAQVREKIAA; from the coding sequence ATGCCAATTATTGCGGTCGTAGATTACGACATGGGAAATTTGCACTCAGTCTGTAAAGGCTTAGAAAAAGCTGGAGCGACTCCCAAGGTTACTCATTCTGCTAAAGAATTGGCACAGGCGGATGCAGTGGTGTTGCCTGGAGTGGGCGCTTTTGATCCAGCAGTGCAACATTTGCGATCGCGTGATTTAGAGCAACCCATAAAAGATATCATCGCATCTGGTAAACCTTTCTTAGGAATCTGCTTAGGTTTGCAAATTCTTTTTGAAGCAAGTGCAGAAGGTATCCAACCAGGACTAGGAATTGTCAAAGGAAAAGTCAAACGGTTTCGTCCAGAACCAGGAATTACAATTCCTCACATGGGTTGGAATCAGCTGGAAGTGACTCAACCAAAAAGTATTTTGTGGGAGCATTTACCATCTCAACCTTGGGTTTATTTTGTCCATTCCTACTATGTTGACCCAATTGATCCCGAAATTCGTGCTGCAACTGTTACCCACGGTACTCAGACAATTACAGCTGCGATCGCTCATGAAAACCTGACAGCAGTTCAATTTCACCCCGAAAAATCTTCTAACATTGGCTTGCAAATCCTGTCTAATTTTGTTGCTCAAGTCCGGGAGAAAATAGCTGCATAA
- the petG gene encoding cytochrome b6-f complex subunit PetG, with translation MVEPLLSGIVLGLIVVTLAGLFYAAYKQYKRPNQLGG, from the coding sequence GTGGTTGAACCCCTGCTCTCAGGTATTGTCCTTGGTCTAATTGTAGTTACCCTCGCTGGGCTGTTTTACGCTGCCTATAAGCAATACAAGCGCCCTAACCAGTTGGGAGGGTGA
- the rsmD gene encoding 16S rRNA (guanine(966)-N(2))-methyltransferase RsmD translates to MSLRIYGNRQIKTLPGQETRPTSSRVREAVFNIWQETIAGCRFLDLCAGSGSMGAEALCRGASLVIGIEQSSRACATIRQNWQQVAHAEQEWLVLRGDVIQQLKSLSGKQFDRIYFDPPYASGLYQPVLEAIAHHQLLDANGELVAEHSPQAWTAPIIPAWEICREKVYGNTALTFYRIMESGE, encoded by the coding sequence ATGAGTCTGAGAATCTACGGTAATCGCCAGATTAAAACTTTACCAGGGCAAGAAACCAGACCCACGAGTTCGCGGGTAAGGGAGGCAGTTTTTAATATTTGGCAGGAAACAATAGCAGGTTGTCGCTTTTTGGATTTGTGCGCCGGTAGCGGTTCAATGGGCGCAGAAGCTTTGTGTAGAGGAGCTAGCTTAGTCATAGGGATTGAACAATCGAGCCGAGCCTGTGCAACTATCCGACAAAATTGGCAGCAGGTAGCTCATGCTGAACAAGAATGGCTTGTATTGCGGGGAGATGTCATCCAGCAGCTAAAAAGTTTATCAGGAAAACAGTTTGACAGAATATACTTTGATCCACCTTATGCAAGTGGATTGTATCAGCCCGTGTTAGAAGCGATCGCCCACCATCAACTGTTAGATGCCAACGGTGAACTAGTAGCAGAACACAGCCCCCAAGCTTGGACAGCTCCAATAATTCCGGCTTGGGAAATTTGCCGTGAGAAAGTTTACGGCAACACAGCCCTGACTTTCTACAGAATCATGGAATCTGGGGAATAG
- a CDS encoding hybrid sensor histidine kinase/response regulator, whose amino-acid sequence MITDTEIREQGYLYFLAEAPELVQTIEQELFSLSEDYSIAKVHNLMRATHTIKGGAANVGLEIIKMIAHSLEDVFKALYSPEVIIDAELQTLLLQAYECLHLALNKEVTGSTVNDEEIIHRATFVFAQLQEKLGDAFGNDNHIPTSQELGFDIVQSIFEVGVQQRLESIAEAISNPPDSTDFGNFLVSQAEVFLGLAESLNLPGLGEISQTMITALQANPDQVCQIAEVAFANLQQAQKQVLAGDRTSGGTPSPALQKLAGLVQEKLSVESHDDSSTTPDTTNINPTSVSIGEEFYEFLTASGNTKNERIKPTTAKLYLKVIQYILGWFNHEMEIPESELVLTLLVSKNQDDTSFSYIENWISKFLDFLRDEEDKYNLCLYRQGMILIILLAVVKFQYSVNKNDNNLVLIQRLQNKISQLAKEYKKYPPVTAKEKNWLENPKLQKLLFLKNISAPVSSTDDSLLEAIWGGETHQNITDEVETNQFQDEVKIDNSLEIGEPWVANEQQITNIPVSAIKNIEPIEDKSQSNKSKNSRQNSFIRVDTEGLRHINYLAGELLIHQKRRTLHDEQIQEIIEQLLQRLTRHQETLNQLRDLPLQRQSLISQSTQNFASVKFDSLEMDVYTEFNLTLHETIEEALQLHETTESLDLLLKQAIHISNTKQNLAFSIIDNLVEARMLPLGNILNRFPQMIKKLANVYNKLVELKLTGAEVLVDKAIAEKLYEPLLHLVRNAFDHGIEYPQIRQQSDKPEQGLIEIRAYHQGSQTIIEVRDDGQGLNLEKLRRKALELYPIQSEDKARNYAANLTETELLDLMFSPGFTTADKVNEISGRGIGLDIVRSQLQALNGSVSVQFLPNRGTTFVLKIPFSMTTDKLMLVQAGGVVYAFLLDSIEKILIPSPQQIKEFEGKKVLHWNTDQDEAMVSLHQLSDLMYYKGSFFNSTNLSSTPTIYEPKYLNNPVLLLRRNQGIFGLEIDQIIGEQELVIRPLGNAIAPPKYIYGCSSLANGNLILVIDGALLLESNEKQATLEIAALPAAASANKNTLQMSGYTTPSIPLLTASTSTDTIEKQPIQSPEPNNKTPKVVLIVDDAISLRQTLSLTLQKSGYQVIQAQNGVEALEKLQRHPDIQVVISDLEMPRMNGFELLGNLRQNPNFVKMPVVILTSRSANKHRQLAQELGAHAYLTKPYLEHEFLSTIEALVNQDVKNLTTVVMNY is encoded by the coding sequence ATGATTACAGACACAGAAATTCGTGAACAAGGTTATCTCTATTTTTTAGCAGAAGCCCCAGAATTAGTCCAAACTATCGAGCAAGAATTGTTTAGTTTGTCGGAAGATTATAGCATTGCTAAAGTACATAATCTCATGCGAGCAACTCATACAATCAAAGGTGGAGCTGCTAACGTTGGGTTAGAAATAATTAAGATGATAGCCCATTCTTTAGAAGATGTATTTAAGGCACTTTATAGCCCAGAAGTGATCATTGATGCTGAATTACAAACGCTCCTCCTACAAGCTTATGAATGTCTTCATTTAGCACTCAATAAAGAAGTTACAGGAAGTACTGTTAATGATGAAGAAATTATTCACCGAGCAACTTTTGTTTTTGCACAATTACAAGAAAAACTTGGAGATGCTTTCGGCAATGACAATCATATTCCCACTTCCCAAGAATTGGGTTTTGATATTGTTCAATCTATATTTGAAGTAGGAGTACAGCAACGCTTAGAAAGTATTGCTGAAGCCATTAGCAATCCTCCGGATTCTACCGATTTTGGAAATTTTTTAGTTTCGCAAGCTGAGGTTTTTCTTGGTCTGGCAGAATCTTTAAATTTACCGGGATTGGGAGAAATTTCCCAAACAATGATCACAGCGCTGCAAGCAAATCCTGACCAGGTGTGCCAAATTGCAGAAGTTGCTTTTGCAAATTTACAGCAAGCACAAAAACAAGTATTAGCAGGCGATCGCACTTCTGGTGGAACTCCTTCTCCAGCTTTACAAAAACTTGCAGGACTGGTGCAGGAGAAGTTATCTGTAGAATCACATGATGATTCGTCTACTACACCAGATACTACAAATATCAATCCTACATCTGTCAGTATTGGAGAGGAATTTTACGAATTTTTAACTGCATCTGGAAACACTAAAAATGAGCGGATTAAACCAACAACTGCTAAGTTGTATTTAAAAGTAATTCAGTATATTTTAGGTTGGTTTAATCACGAAATGGAAATACCAGAGTCAGAACTGGTTTTGACTCTACTTGTTTCCAAAAATCAAGATGATACTTCATTTAGTTATATTGAAAATTGGATCAGCAAATTTCTTGATTTTCTTCGAGACGAAGAAGATAAATACAATCTTTGTCTGTATCGACAAGGTATGATTTTAATCATTCTACTTGCTGTTGTCAAATTTCAATATTCTGTAAATAAAAATGACAACAATCTTGTCTTGATACAAAGACTACAAAATAAAATTAGTCAATTAGCAAAAGAATACAAGAAATATCCTCCTGTAACTGCCAAAGAAAAAAATTGGCTTGAAAATCCCAAGTTACAAAAACTGTTATTTTTGAAAAATATATCGGCTCCTGTCTCATCTACAGATGATAGTTTGTTAGAGGCAATCTGGGGAGGAGAAACGCATCAAAATATTACTGATGAAGTCGAAACTAACCAATTTCAAGACGAAGTTAAAATTGATAATTCCTTAGAAATAGGTGAACCTTGGGTTGCAAATGAACAGCAAATTACGAATATCCCTGTTTCAGCTATAAAAAATATTGAACCAATAGAAGATAAATCTCAATCTAACAAAAGTAAAAATTCTCGGCAAAATTCATTTATTCGTGTAGATACAGAAGGACTAAGACACATCAATTATCTAGCAGGAGAATTGCTAATTCACCAAAAACGGCGGACTTTACATGATGAACAAATCCAAGAAATAATCGAACAATTATTACAGCGACTTACCAGACACCAAGAAACTTTAAATCAATTACGTGATTTACCATTACAGAGACAAAGTTTGATATCCCAATCCACACAAAATTTTGCCAGTGTGAAATTTGATTCTCTAGAAATGGATGTATATACAGAATTCAATTTAACTTTACACGAAACCATCGAAGAAGCACTACAATTACATGAAACCACAGAGTCTCTTGACTTACTCCTCAAGCAAGCTATTCATATTAGTAATACAAAGCAAAATTTAGCTTTTAGCATTATAGATAATTTAGTAGAAGCACGAATGTTGCCATTGGGGAATATCTTGAATCGTTTCCCCCAAATGATTAAGAAGCTGGCAAATGTTTATAATAAATTGGTAGAATTAAAACTCACTGGTGCAGAAGTGCTAGTGGATAAAGCCATAGCTGAAAAGCTTTATGAACCATTATTGCACCTAGTTCGTAACGCTTTTGATCACGGTATTGAATATCCACAAATTCGTCAGCAAAGTGATAAACCAGAACAAGGTTTAATCGAAATCCGTGCCTATCATCAAGGAAGTCAAACTATTATTGAAGTTCGTGATGATGGACAGGGGTTAAATTTAGAAAAACTCCGCAGAAAAGCTCTTGAACTTTATCCCATCCAAAGTGAAGATAAAGCTAGAAACTATGCTGCTAATCTAACTGAAACTGAACTATTAGATTTAATGTTTTCACCGGGATTTACTACTGCTGATAAGGTGAATGAAATTTCGGGACGTGGTATAGGTTTAGATATTGTGCGTTCACAGTTGCAAGCACTTAACGGCTCAGTTTCAGTTCAATTTTTGCCCAATCGAGGCACAACCTTTGTACTTAAAATTCCTTTTTCTATGACCACAGATAAATTAATGTTAGTCCAAGCAGGGGGTGTTGTTTATGCTTTCCTTTTGGATAGTATCGAAAAAATATTGATACCCTCACCTCAGCAAATCAAAGAGTTTGAAGGTAAAAAAGTCTTGCATTGGAATACAGACCAAGATGAAGCTATGGTCAGCCTCCATCAACTTTCAGACTTGATGTATTATAAAGGTTCGTTTTTTAATAGCACAAATTTATCTAGTACACCAACTATTTATGAGCCAAAATACCTGAACAATCCTGTGCTTTTGCTGCGGCGAAATCAAGGAATTTTTGGTTTAGAAATCGACCAAATAATTGGTGAACAAGAATTGGTGATCAGACCTTTAGGGAATGCGATCGCTCCCCCAAAATATATTTATGGTTGTAGTAGTTTAGCTAATGGTAACCTCATTTTAGTGATTGATGGTGCGCTACTCCTAGAATCTAACGAAAAGCAAGCAACTCTTGAGATTGCAGCACTACCAGCAGCTGCTTCTGCCAATAAAAATACCTTGCAGATGTCAGGGTATACTACTCCATCCATACCGTTACTTACTGCTTCTACTTCCACAGATACTATAGAAAAGCAACCAATTCAGTCTCCAGAACCAAATAATAAAACACCAAAAGTAGTGCTGATAGTAGATGACGCAATTAGTCTGCGGCAAACCCTCTCTCTCACTTTACAAAAATCTGGCTATCAAGTAATACAAGCACAAAATGGTGTAGAAGCTTTAGAAAAATTGCAACGGCATCCCGACATTCAGGTGGTAATTTCCGATTTAGAGATGCCACGAATGAATGGTTTTGAGTTATTAGGTAATCTCCGTCAAAACCCAAATTTTGTCAAAATGCCTGTAGTGATTCTCACTTCGCGCAGTGCCAATAAACATCGGCAACTTGCACAAGAATTAGGCGCACATGCTTACTTAACCAAACCTTATTTAGAGCATGAGTTTCTCTCTACTATTGAAGCGTTAGTTAATCAAGATGTGAAGAATCTAACTACTGTAGTGATGAATTATTAA